The Patescibacteria group bacterium genome contains the following window.
CCGCCAGTAGTGAGAACATCCTCTACTGCCAAGACGTTCTTGTCGACGACAAGCTTGTCGTAGCCACGTTTGATGACGAATTCTGGTTTCTTGATAACCAGTTCATCGCCTTGGCGGAGAGTGATTTCAATTGTCACCGTCATATCCTCATTGGCTTTGATGACAGATTGTTCATCTTTCTCAGCATAGATACCGAGAACGTCTTGGCGGGTGATCATAGAGAGATGAAATGCTACCCACTGGGAGAGAATGACGCCGCCGATAGCTGGAGCGATCACTACTTCTACATTGTTATCCGCGAATCGCTCCGCTATAGCGCGGCAGAGATGGGATGTCTCAATAGTATGCGGATAGACTGCGTCCTTGTTGATATAGGCTGTGCCGTGTTTGCCAGAGGTGTAGACGATATGGCTGTCGGTAATCACCGCGCCGGTACTACGCAGGGTTTGTTGGATTTCAGACTCTTTCATGGCTGATCTACCTTTCGATGCTGGTTAATGAGATCACGAAGTTTGACGGTTTCCTGACGGGC
Protein-coding sequences here:
- a CDS encoding phosphoribosyltransferase family protein; the encoded protein is MKESEIQQTLRSTGAVITDSHIVYTSGKHGTAYINKDAVYPHTIETSHLCRAIAERFADNNVEVVIAPAIGGVILSQWVAFHLSMITRQDVLGIYAEKDEQSVIKANEDMTVTIEITLRQGDELVIKKPEFVIKRGYDKLVVDKNVLAVEDVLTTGGSAKRVVEATQSISDNIVGLGVLCNRGGVKREDVADVPRLEALLNVQLDAWDEADCPRCKDGVPINTDVGKGREFLARQKA